One stretch of Excalfactoria chinensis isolate bCotChi1 chromosome 2, bCotChi1.hap2, whole genome shotgun sequence DNA includes these proteins:
- the MRPL32 gene encoding large ribosomal subunit protein bL32m yields MAIMVLHMVPPIRVLLQRFWQRLERGRLLAACGVQSPLWGLETAVQTPSCLPEPAAGTAGSGEGPGFLGSVVWMAAPKKRRSIEVNRCRRRNPHKLIPVKRNIDVCPECGNLKLKHVLCGYCYAKVKAETQQIRKEMGKVEGGPFNAPTVETVVLYDGEKPTEKDEGKRIIERARKRPSWFIQN; encoded by the exons ATGGCGATTATGGTGCTGCATATGGTGCCGCCGATCCGCGTTCTTCTCCAGCGCTTCTGGCAGAGGCTGGAGCGCGGCCGCTTGCTGGCAGCCTGCGGGGTGCAGAGCCCGCTGTGGG GTCTGGAGACCGCCGTTCAGACCCCCTCTTGTCTGCCGGAGCCGGCAGCGGGCACCGCAGGGAGCGGCGAGGGGCCGGGCTTCCTCGGCAGCGTCGTGTGGATGGCGGCGCCGAAAAAAAGGCGTAGTATCGAGGTGAACCGCTGCAGGCGGAGGAATCCTCACAAGCTCATACCAGTCAAG aggaaCATAGATGTTTGCCCCGAGTGTGGAAACTTGAAACTGAAGCATGTTCTTTGTGGTTATTGTTATGCAAAAGTCAAAGCAGAGACTCAACAGATACGGAAGGAAATGGGTAAAGTGGAAGGAGGACCATTTAATGCTCCTACTGTAGAGACCGTAGTCCTTTATGACGGAGAAAAGCCCACCGAAAAAGATGAAGGCAAGCGGATCATTGAGAGAGCCAGGAAGCGTCCATCTTGGTTTATTCAAAATTAA
- the PSMA2 gene encoding proteasome subunit alpha type-2: protein MAERGYSFSLTTFSPSGKLVQIEYALAAVAAGAPSVGIKAANGVVLATEKKQKSILYDERSVHKVEPITKHIGLVYSGMGPDYRVLVHRARKLAQQYFLVYHEPIPTAQLVQRIASVMQEYTQSGGVRPFGVSLLICGWNEGRPYLFQSDPSGAYFAWKATAMGKNYINGKTFLEKRYNEDLELEDAIHTAILTLKESFEGQMTEDNIEVGICNEAGFRRLTPTEVKDYLAAIA from the exons ATGGCAGAGCGAGGTTATAGCTTCTCCCTCACTACCTTCAG tcctTCTGGGAAACTTGTTCAGATTGAGTATGCTTTggctgcagtggctgcaggagctCCATCGGTTGGGATTAAAG cTGCAAATGGAGTGGTGTTAGCAAcggaaaagaagcagaaatccaTTCTATATGATGAAAGGAGTGTCCATAAAGTAGAACCAATTACCAAACATATAGGTTTAGTGTATAGTGGTATGGGTCCAGATTACag AGTACTTGTACACAGAGCACGGAAGCTGGCCCAGCAATATTTCTTGGTTTATCATGAGCCTATTCCAACAGCTCAGCTAGTACAAAGAATTGCTTCTGTGATGCAGGAATATACGCAGTCTGG agGTGTTCGTCCATTTGGTGTATCACTGCTAATATGTGGCTGGAATGAGGGGCGGCCCTACTTATTCCAGTCAGATCCATCT GGAGCTTATTTTGCTTGGAAAGCAACAGCGATGGGAAAAAATTACATCAATGGGAAAACATTCCTTGAGAAAAG ATACAATGAAGACTTGGAGCTTGAAGATGCCATTCATACAGCTATCTTAACATTAAAG gAGAGCTTTGAAGGGCAAATGACAGAAGACAACATTGAAGTTGGCATATGTAATGAAGCTGGTTTTAGGAGGCTAACTCCAACTGAGGTTAAGGACTACTTGGCTGCAATAGCCTAG
- the C2H7orf25 gene encoding UPF0415 protein C7orf25 homolog yields MSVHSLLCERIAIAKELIKRAEALSKFQKRRIEGGAKLCGKLKAELNFLHKVESGKVVIKESHLQSTNLTHLQAIIQSAENLEDVVSVLQVFSYKDRFGNRQTLVVDVVANGGHTWVKAIGRKAEALHNIWLGRGQYGDKSVIEQAEDFLQASCQQPVEYSNPHIIFAFYNGVSSPMSERLKEMGISVRGDVVAVNSLLESSVENQHLSANESDEEGLELQVTRVDRENLVTSIAFPTQIKVNVCNRVNLDITTLITYVSALSYGGCYFIFKEKVLTEQAAQERRERVLPQLEEFMKGKELFACESAVRDFQSILETLGGPGEKERAALLVKRINVVPDQPSDRALRLVASSKINSRSLTIFGTGDTLKAITVTANSGFVRAAANQGVKFSVFVHQPRALTESKESVATPLPKSCLRDNGL; encoded by the coding sequence ATGTCTGTGCATTCACTGCTTTGTGAAAGAATTGCCATTGCCAAAGAACTGATCAAGAGAGCAGAAGCCCTTTCCAAGTTCCAGAAAAGGAGAATAGAAGGTGGGGCAAAACTATGTGGCAAACTGAAGGCCGAGTTAAACTTCTTACACAAAGTGGAGTCAGGGAAGGTGGTTATTAAAGAATCCCATCTGCAGAGTACAAACCTCACCCATCTCCAAGCAATTATCCAGTCAGCAGAGAACCTGGAGGATGTTGTCAGTGTCCTCCAAGTCTTCTCTTACAAGGACAGGTTTGGAAATAGACAAACACTGGTGGTAGATGTTGTAGCAAATGGAGGTCACACGTGGGTGAAGGCCATTGGTCGAAAGGCTGAAGCACTGCATAATATCTGGCTGGGAAGGGGCCAGTATGGTGACAAAAGTGTCATTGAGCAGGCAGAGGACTTTCTGCAGGCAAGCTGTCAACAGCCAGTGGAATACAGCAATCCCCACATAATATTTGCCTTCTACAACGGTGTGTCTAGTCCTATGTCAGAGAGACTTAAGGAGATGGGGATATCTGTGCGAGGAGATGTTGTTGCAGTGAACTCACTGCTAGAATCGTCTGTGGAAAACCAGCACTTAAGTGCCAATGAATCAGATGAAGAAGGCCTTGAACTGCAGGTCACCAGAGTAGATCGGGAGAATTTAGTGACCAGCATTGCTTTTCCTACACAGATCAAAGTAAATGTGTGCAATAGAGTTAACTTGGACATCACTACATTAATAACCTATGTCTCTGCTCTGAGTTATGGTGGCTGCTACTtcatcttcaaagaaaaagtgctaacagagcaagcagctcaagaaaggagggagagagtCCTGCCTCAGCTGGAAGAGTTCATGAAGGGGAAGGAGCTCTTTGCATGTGAGTCTGCTGTCAGAGATTTTCAGTCAATCTTGGAAACACTGGGAGGACCTGGGGAGAAAGAGCGAGCTGCGTTGCTTGTTAAAAGAATTAATGTGGTCCCAGATCAGCCATCTGACCGTGCCTTACGACTAGTGGCTAGTTCAAAAATCAACAGCCGTTCTTTAACTATTTTTGGGACAGGAGACACTTTAAAAGCCATTACTGTGACTGCAAATAGTGGTTTTGTGAGGGCAGCTGCTAACCAAGGTGTCaagttcagtgtttttgttcATCAACCGAGAGCGCTGACAGAGAGCAAAGAATCTGTTGCCACACCTTTACCAAAGAGCTGCCTACGTGATAATGGATTGTAA